Part of the Candidatus Poribacteria bacterium genome, TTCGGAGAAAGTTCGCCTCAATAAAGGCATGGGCTAGATGGCGTAGAAGAGGGGATATACTCACGGTAGAATGGGTATGGGGCAGAGAGGAGAAACTACCGAATTTTCTCGGTGAGTCTGAGGTGAGAAAGCTTGAAAGAGCTGCTGAGGAGATGATAGATCCCAGATACCCGGCCATGATCACACTGATGGCAAGAGGCGGGTTGAGGCTCTCCGAGGTGGCTTCTTTAAAGGCGAAGGACGTCAACCTGAAGGAGGGTATCATAACGATAAGATCGGGCAAGGGAAGAAAGGACAGGGTTATACCGATGCCGAAGGGCTCAAAGAGACATCTTCAGGTGATTCTGAGATTCCTAAAATCGGATGACCATCTTTTCCCCTGGAGCACCAGGACGATAAACAGGGTCGTCAAAAGACTCGCCAAGAAAGCCGGGATAGACAGGAACGTATCGCCTCACACCTTGAGACATACGGCGGCAACGAGAATGTTGAAGAAAGGCGTAAACATAAGGGCGGTCCAGAAGATATTAGGACATAAATCCTTAACTACAACTCAGAGATATACCCATCTCACGATAGATGATCTAAAGGAGGAGATGAAAAGAGCGGGGCTTTAAGCGGATCATCTGAGCTTCAGCTTCCCCCAAAGCATGGGCAAACTTGTGAGAGGCGTCACGGCAAGTTTCCCACCAAGCGTCAATTTCCCCAAATTCGCGGCCACATCCGGATCCACACCGTTCCAATCCATGAAAATCAATCCTCTACCCTCAGGATCGTTGGTTCCCTCCTCATACCCTGGCGTGAATCCGAAGGAGTAGCCCTCTTCAGCCTTGATGTTTTGTATCAGCTTCATGGGTATCCTTGCCTCGTAGATCATACCTGCAGGACCGAGCTCTTTTTCAGGAGCGATCGCCAATTCGGCGGAGGTCATGTCGACCCCTCTGCCGCTCCAGTCGCTGACCACAGGTTTGCCGTTGATCAGTGCGAGGTTTATCTTGTTATCCGGTTTCCCGGCCTTGGTGTTGGATGCGTCAAAGTAGAGGAAAATGCAATCGCCAAGCCATGGCTGAGCAGGGTTATTAGACGGCTTGAACTTGTCATCTCTGACGGCAGCAGCGAAGTAGAAGTCATCCTTATCCCACATCGTGCTCCAGATCACAGTCAGATCATCGGGCCCCTTCCATGAACCTTTACCTCTGAATAGTTCCCTCTCGGAATCGAAGGCCACGAAAACGGCGTATTTCCAATCGCTGAGCTCCCCATCGATCTTCGGTGACCGCGGTGTCAAACCGCATATGGACTCGCCATAGGGTAAAGTCTCATCGGGTTTTGGTATGAAGCCTGCCCAAGCTCCAGACACCGGGATCAGTATGGCTATCAAGATCAAACTGATAGATTTCATGCTTTACCTCCAGATCACCGTAAATTTTACACTATTAACGCCGTTCATTCAATAACCGCGAGAGATATCTTCCTGATTCCCTTGCCTTTTCGATCATCTCCGGCTCCTCCAGTTCTATCACGAACAACCCTCCATAACCGATCTCCTTCAACGTCTGAACCAGTCGGGGAAAATCTATAACGCCTTCGGGGACTGACCGGTGATCCCTCCAATCGCTGAGACGCACGTTATGGACGTGAAGGTGAAGGAGCCTTCCCCCCAACTCTCTTACGAGTTTTTCCATAAGATCGTTCAGCGTCTTTGCCCTCTCCTCCAAGTTGGATATCGACTTTATATCATCGAAATAAGCACAATGTCCTACATCCAGGGTCGCCCCCATCGAGGGATGTTCGACAGATTCGATCAGCGACACGAACTTTTTCAGATCTCCACCGACGTTTTCGACGCCGATCCTAACCCCTTTCCCTATCGCGTAATCCCCGATCCTTCGGAGAAACTCCGCTTGATCTTCAACAGTAGCTTTGGGTTTATGGTGTATCGTGACTATCTCAGCCTCAAGATAGGCAGCGCAGTCTATCCAACTCTTCCAATCATCATCCCATGCCTGATGGACGGCGATATGTTTGAACCTCTTAAGCATCCCTTTAAGTCTGCAACGGCCATCTTCGTTCAGCTCATAAAATCTGAAGGTCGGAAACTCACCAAGGGAATGCCTCGTGTTAGGTCCCCCCGGCAGGGACATTACGGATTGGAACCCGATCGCCCTCGCTGTCTCCAAAGCCTCGTAGAGCTCCAATCCAGCTAGCGTGGGAAGCCCTAAAGCCACCCGTTCGCTCAGAATAACCTCTTCCATCGTTATCCCATTCACCCGTCTCTCATTTCAGGCTCGATCTTAACGGCGCAGACTTTGAGCTCCGGTATCTTGGCTATCGGGTCAAGGGCGTCGTTCGTCAGAAGGTTAGCGGCCGATTCCCTGAAATGGAACGTCATGAAAACCACCCCCTTGCTTACGACATCCGTAACAGAAGCTCTCGCCGTGACCTCTCCCCTCCTCGATCTGACCCTGACGAGCTGGCCGTCTTTGATCCCAAGCTCCTCAGCGTCTTCCGAGCTTATCTGCACAACCCCCTCCGGATAGATCTCGTTTAGCCCCTTAACGCGCGATGTCATCGTCCTGGTATGCCAGTGATAGAGCACCCTTCCGGTGGTCAACAGAAGCGGATATTCGTCGTCGGGAAGCTCGTCCGCTGGCCTGAAGGGGGTGATGTGGAATTTACCCAATCCCCTCGAGAACTTATCCTTGTGGAGGAATTTCGTCCCCGGGTGTGTTCGATCGGTGCACGGCCACTGTAGGCCACCTTTCTCGAGCCTGTCGTAGAATATCCCGCCGTAGATCGGGGTAAGCAACGCTATCTCGGCCATGATCTCTGCCGGTGAGTCGTAATCCATCTCATAGCCCATTTCCCTCGCCAGCTCGCAGATTATCCTCCAGTCCTCCATCGCCTCTCCAGGCGGATCGATCGCCTTTCTCACCCGCTGTATCCTTCTCTCCGTATTGGTGAAGGTTCCATCCTTCTCGAAGGCGGACGCCGCTGGAAGCACTACATCGGCATATTCGGCCGTCTCGGTGAGGAAGATGTCCTGAACGACCAGGAAGTCCAGCTTCTGGAGAGCCTTTCTAGTCCTGTTCAGGTTCGGATCGGAAAGGGCCGGATTTTCGCCCATGATGTACATGGCCTTGATCTTCCCCTCCTCAACGGCGTGCATCATCTCGACAACGGTCAGTCCGGGTTCCGATGGCAGATCCACACCCCAAGCCCTTTCGAACTTGGCCCTCACCTCAGGATCGTCCACCCTCTGATATCCGGGAAAGACGTTCGGCAAAGCGCCGAGATCACAGGCTCCCTGAACGTTGTTCTGCCCTCTCAAGGGGTTGACGCCCGTGCTCTCCCTGCCGACGTTGCCGGTGAGCATAGCGAGGTTAGCCAAAGCCAGGACGTTATCCGTGCCGGTGGTGTGCTGGGTTATGCCCATGCTGTAGATTATGGAGCTTCTTCGAGCTTTAGCGTAGATCCTCGCCGCCTCGATTATCCTCTCGGCCGGCACCCCTGTTATCCTCTCGACCGCCTCAGGGGTATAGTCCTTGATGAAGTCCCTGAAGAGCTCAAATCCCTCCGTTCGTGCTTCGATGAACTCCTCATTGTGTAGCTCCTCGGAGATGATGACGTTCATCATCCCGTTAAAGAGCGCCACATCGGTTCCGGGCCTCTGCCTGAGCCATAACGTTGCGAAGGAGACCAGCTCTATCTTTCTGGGATCGGCCACGATGAGCTTGGCGCCGTTTTTCATCACGGCCTCTTTGATCCGAAGGGCGATTATGGGATGGTTCTCGGTCGTATTGGAGCCGGTCACGAGGATGCACTCGGCGTCGGCGATCTCGTCGATGGAGTTGGTCATCGCACCGCTACCGAAGGCCCTCGCCAAA contains:
- a CDS encoding sugar phosphate isomerase/epimerase yields the protein MNGITMEEVILSERVALGLPTLAGLELYEALETARAIGFQSVMSLPGGPNTRHSLGEFPTFRFYELNEDGRCRLKGMLKRFKHIAVHQAWDDDWKSWIDCAAYLEAEIVTIHHKPKATVEDQAEFLRRIGDYAIGKGVRIGVENVGGDLKKFVSLIESVEHPSMGATLDVGHCAYFDDIKSISNLEERAKTLNDLMEKLVRELGGRLLHLHVHNVRLSDWRDHRSVPEGVIDFPRLVQTLKEIGYGGLFVIELEEPEMIEKARESGRYLSRLLNERR
- the fdhF gene encoding formate dehydrogenase subunit alpha, whose translation is MGKVSLMIDGRKVTVEEGMTILEAAKSIGIEIPHLCYMEGLPPTGACRLCVVEVEGAKTLVPSCSYPVSEGMVVWTNTERVRKARRLVIELLISDHPLDCMTCEKSGSCLLEKYAYELGVSKSRFDGERHSYPIDDTNPFFERDYSKCVLCGRCVTVCQEVQYQGVIDFIYRGFRTKIGAEFDKPLGETDCVSCGNCVLVCPVGALIEKGRKRMGREWELEKIETTCPYCGCGCSLTIHVKDNRIVKVTSRSEGTVNQGWLCVKGKFAFEFTHHPDRLTKPLIKENGRFREASWNEALSLVAKKLGELKEKYGPDSIAGLSSAKCTNEENYLFQKFMRAVVGTNNVDHCARLCHASTVAGLARAFGSGAMTNSIDEIADAECILVTGSNTTENHPIIALRIKEAVMKNGAKLIVADPRKIELVSFATLWLRQRPGTDVALFNGMMNVIISEELHNEEFIEARTEGFELFRDFIKDYTPEAVERITGVPAERIIEAARIYAKARRSSIIYSMGITQHTTGTDNVLALANLAMLTGNVGRESTGVNPLRGQNNVQGACDLGALPNVFPGYQRVDDPEVRAKFERAWGVDLPSEPGLTVVEMMHAVEEGKIKAMYIMGENPALSDPNLNRTRKALQKLDFLVVQDIFLTETAEYADVVLPAASAFEKDGTFTNTERRIQRVRKAIDPPGEAMEDWRIICELAREMGYEMDYDSPAEIMAEIALLTPIYGGIFYDRLEKGGLQWPCTDRTHPGTKFLHKDKFSRGLGKFHITPFRPADELPDDEYPLLLTTGRVLYHWHTRTMTSRVKGLNEIYPEGVVQISSEDAEELGIKDGQLVRVRSRRGEVTARASVTDVVSKGVVFMTFHFRESAANLLTNDALDPIAKIPELKVCAVKIEPEMRDG
- a CDS encoding tyrosine-type recombinase/integrase; the protein is MKLDDISEEVQAFREHLQSRGLSPRTIYEYTHDLYAFLSEYPSAKVEDLEKWLQRLSKDGLKLSSLRRKFASIKAWARWRRRGDILTVEWVWGREEKLPNFLGESEVRKLERAAEEMIDPRYPAMITLMARGGLRLSEVASLKAKDVNLKEGIITIRSGKGRKDRVIPMPKGSKRHLQVILRFLKSDDHLFPWSTRTINRVVKRLAKKAGIDRNVSPHTLRHTAATRMLKKGVNIRAVQKILGHKSLTTTQRYTHLTIDDLKEEMKRAGL